Below is a genomic region from Pseudomonas berkeleyensis.
CATCCTCGACGAGCTGCGCCGCCAGGACTGGCGTCCGCGCCAGGTGCGTCAGCAGACCCACAAGATTCGCGATGCCATCCGCCAACTGGCGCGGCAACTGGGGCGCGTGCCGCAGGAGGAGGAAATCCTTCAGGCGGCCGGGATCAGCGCCAAGGATTACCAGGAGTTCCTCCAGGCCGACGCCTGCGAGGCCATCGAGAGCCTCGACGAGCTGCTGCAAAACGGTCACGAGGGCTTCGCCTGTGGCGCCAGCGGCGTCGAGGATCGCGTGCTCAAGGAGCGTCTGTTGGCGCAGGCGCTGAGCAAGCTCAGCGAGCGCGAGCGTCTGGTGCTGACCCTTTACTACCAACACGAGCTGAGCCTCAAGGAAATCGCCCTGGTGCTGGAGCTGAGCGACGCCCGCGTCTGCCAGTTGAGCAAGCAGGCGATCGCCAAGGCCAGTCGTTACCTGAACGAGAGAGGCTAGGGTGCAGAAGTTATTAGGTGCATTGATCATCGTGGCCTGCGTGCTCGGTGGCTATGTCATGGCCCATGGCGAGCTGGCCATGCTCTGGCAGCCGGCCGAGGTGATCATCATCGTCGGTGCGGGTTTTGGCGCTCTGGTCGTCGCCAACCCCAAGGACGTGCTGATCGAGATGCTTCACCAGATCAAGGGGGTGTTCGTCTACAAGAAGCGTGGCGAGGAGTTCCAGCGCCAGCTGCTGATGCTGCTCTATGAGCTGCTGGAAATGGTCGACGTCGGTGGCCTCAAGGTGCTCGATGCGCATATCGAGGAGCCGGAACAGAGCGAGTTGTTTGCCAAGTACCCGCTGATCCGTCAGGAAAAGAACCTGATGGCGTTCATCGCCGACAACTTCCGTCTGATGGCCATGGGCAAGATCAGCGCACATGAGCTGGAGGGCTTCCTCGAACAGGAGCTCGAAGCCATGGAGCATGTGCTGCTGCAGCCGTCGCGCTCGCTGCACAAGATCGGCGAAGCCATGCCGGGCTTCGGCATTCTCGCGGCGATCCTCGGCATCGTCATCACTATGGGCAACATCGGTGGTTCGGTGGCCGAGATCGGTGCCCACGTGGCGGCGGCGCTGGTGGGGACATTCCTCGGCATCTTCATGTGCTACTGCGTGATGGAGCCGCTTTCCAGTGCCATGGGCCAGCGCATCAAGACCGAGATGTCGGCGCTCGAATGCGTGCGCACCACCCTGGTCGCTCACGTTGCCGGCAAGCCCACGCTGCTGGCGGTGGATGCCGGGCGCAAGCTGATCGAGCAGGACGTCAAACCGGCGTTCAAGCAGCTGGAAATCTGGGTCAACCGCTACGAAGACGAAAGGGACGCGGCATGAGACCGCGCGGCGGTGACGGCCACGAGATCATCATCAAGCGGCGTGGCAAGAAGGGCGGTCACGACGAGCATGGTGGTGCCTGGAAGGTGGCGTTCGCTGACTTCACCATGGCCATGATGGCGCTGTTCATGGTGCTGTGGATCATCCAGCCGCAGACCCAGGAAGCCAGCCGCGCCAATGCCGACATGATGAACAATCCGCTGGTCGATGGTGGTGCCGGTATCTTCGACGGCACCAGCCAGACGCCGCTGGACCTCGATGGCGTGCCGGTGCAGGTCAGCCCGCGTCAGGATCGCATCAACCAGGCGCGCACCCCGCAGGAAGACCCAGGCGCCACGCTGGGCGACGGTCAGCCGGGTGAGCCGCGTCGACCGCACTATGCCGAGCCGGCGCAGATGCAGGAGCTGGCCAAGCTGATGGAACAGCTGGCACTGCAACTCGATGCCGAGGCCAATATCGAGGTGCAGGTGGTGCCGCAAGGGCTGCGCATCCTGATCAAGGACGATGCCCAGCGTTTCATGTTCAGCCGTGGCAGTGCGCGTCTCGATCCGCATTTCGCCACCTTGCTGCAACGCCTGGCGGGCATTCTGGCCAAGGTCGAGAATCACCTGATCATCAGCGGCCATACCGATGCCACGC
It encodes:
- a CDS encoding FliA/WhiG family RNA polymerase sigma factor; protein product: MNATCAIDYRYAAEQGGAALFAPGAEQKWLLQYLPLVKRIVSQLALQANQVLDREDMEQIGLMGLLDSLRRYGTPDEQFGRFAALRVRGAILDELRRQDWRPRQVRQQTHKIRDAIRQLARQLGRVPQEEEILQAAGISAKDYQEFLQADACEAIESLDELLQNGHEGFACGASGVEDRVLKERLLAQALSKLSERERLVLTLYYQHELSLKEIALVLELSDARVCQLSKQAIAKASRYLNERG
- the motA gene encoding flagellar motor stator protein MotA, producing MQKLLGALIIVACVLGGYVMAHGELAMLWQPAEVIIIVGAGFGALVVANPKDVLIEMLHQIKGVFVYKKRGEEFQRQLLMLLYELLEMVDVGGLKVLDAHIEEPEQSELFAKYPLIRQEKNLMAFIADNFRLMAMGKISAHELEGFLEQELEAMEHVLLQPSRSLHKIGEAMPGFGILAAILGIVITMGNIGGSVAEIGAHVAAALVGTFLGIFMCYCVMEPLSSAMGQRIKTEMSALECVRTTLVAHVAGKPTLLAVDAGRKLIEQDVKPAFKQLEIWVNRYEDERDAA
- a CDS encoding flagellar motor protein MotB, with translation MRPRGGDGHEIIIKRRGKKGGHDEHGGAWKVAFADFTMAMMALFMVLWIIQPQTQEASRANADMMNNPLVDGGAGIFDGTSQTPLDLDGVPVQVSPRQDRINQARTPQEDPGATLGDGQPGEPRRPHYAEPAQMQELAKLMEQLALQLDAEANIEVQVVPQGLRILIKDDAQRFMFSRGSARLDPHFATLLQRLAGILAKVENHLIISGHTDATPYRGVVGGYNNWNLSGDRALRARNVLVEAGLPTDSVLQVTAQADGMPLLPNDRENGANRRIELLLLTSQAEGLYRELFGEAQARVEYRTEGAKFNAPDS